The nucleotide window AGAAGGGCGAGCTGGATCCCGTTCACGTTTCCGTCGAAGAGATCGTTCCTGAGCGGGGTGAACGCCCACACGACGAAGGCGAGGAACGCCAGGGCCCCCTCGGCGGAGTAGCCGAGCGACGCCGCGAGAAGGAGGAGCGAGGGGAGCGTGCACGCGAGGAGGATCACCCGGTGGCGGCGGAAGTCGGCCTCGAAATCGCCCCCGCTCGGGAGCGTCACGAGCGCGTAGAGGAAGGGGGTGGAGGCGATCTGGATCTCCTCCTTGCGGAAGTCGGCGGCCGCCTTGAGGCGCGGCTGGCCGGACGCCTCCGCGCGCGCGTTGAAGATCGCGGCCATGCGCGGGCCGGCGCCTGCGGCGTAAAGATCCGGGACGAGCCCCTCGCGGACGATCCGGCCGGCAGCCCAGTACTGGAAGTAGTCGATCCCGACGCTCGTCTCGCTCTCGGTCCAGAGGTTCACGAGGCCGAACAGGACGGCGAGCGCCAGGGGCACGAGGATCAGCCTTCGAGACGCCACGAGAACCCCTCCCCCTGCCCGCGCGGGCGCCGCATTCTACCAAGGCAGCGCCTTGATGGGGCGGGGGGGATCGCGGTAGTCTCCCTGCCGAATCGACCCGCATCGCCCACGAAGCCTCAGGAGGAGCCGATGACCCCCGCCAGAAGACCCCTGCGCATCTTCGCCGCCGCCGTCCTTCTCGCGCTCGTGGCCCCGGCGAGCCCGCGTGGCGCGGCGGAGGAGCATCCCGCCTATCCCGACGCTCCGAAGATCTCCCAGATCGACGACTACCACGGGACGAAGGTCGCCGATCCCTACCGCTGTCTCGAGGACCTCGACTCGGCGCAGACGAAGGCGTGGGTCGAGGCCGAGAACAAGGTGACCTTCGCCTTTCTCGATCAGATCCCGGAGCGCCCGCAGATCAAGCAGCGGCTGACGAAGCTCTGGAACTACGAGCGGTACGGCATCGACTTCAAGCAGGGGGGGCGCTACTTCCACACGAAGAACGACGGCCTGCAGAACCAGAGCGTCTGGTACTGGCAGCCCTCCCTGACCGTCGAGCCGAAGATCCTCCTCGACCCCAACAAGCTCAGCGCGGACGGCACCGTGGCCCTCGACGGCCTCTCGATCAGCGAGGACGCGAAGCTCGCCGCCTACTCGATCCAGACCTCCGGCTCCGACTGGCGGGAGTGGAAGGTCCGCAACGTCGACACGGGCGAGGACCTCCCCGACCTGATCAGGTGGAGCAAGTTCTCGGGAGCGGCGTGGACCCACGACGGCAAGGGGTTCTTCTACAGCCGCTACGACGAGCCCGCGGCCGGCACGAAGATGGTCGGCGCCAACTACTTCCAGAAGCTCTACTACCACAGGATCGGGAACCCTCAGGAAACCGACGCTCTCGTCTACGAGCGGAAGGATCACAAGGAGTGGGGGCTCGGCGGGCAGGTCACCGACGACGGACGCTACCTCGCGATCAACGTCAGCGAGGGGACCGACCCGAAGAACCGGTTCTTCTACAAGGATCTCGCCGAGAAGGACTCGAAGGTCGTCGAGCTCCTCGTGGACTTCGACGCCTCGTACAACTTCATCGACAACGACGGCCCCGTCTTCTGGTTCCTCACCGATCTGAAGGCGCCGCGCGGCCGCATCATCGCCATCGACACGCGGAACCCCGCGCGCGACAACTGGAAGGAGATCGTCCCCGAGTCGAAGGACACCCTCCGCAGCGTGAACGCGCTCAACAACTCGTTCGTCGCGACGTACCTGAAGGACGCGCACTCCGCGGTCAAGGTCTTCTCGCTCGACGGGAAGTTCGTCCGCGAGGTCGCCCTCCCCGGCATCGGTTCGGCGAACGGCTTCGGCGGGCGAAGGTCCGACACCGAGACCTTCTACTCGTTCGCGGGGTACACGCAGCCGACGACGATCTACCGGTACGACCCCGTCGCCGACAGGAGCACGGTGTACCGGAAACCGATCGTCGATTTCGACCCCAACGAGTACGAGACGCAGCAGGTCTTCTACAACAGCAAGGACGGCACGCGCGTCCCGATGTTCATCACCGGGAAGAAGGGGTACCGGCTCGACGGGAGCAACCCGACGTATCTGTACGGCTACGGCGGCTTCGACATCCCGCTGACCCCCGCCTTCTCGGCGTCACAGCTCGTGTGGATGGAGATGGGGGGCCTCGTCGCGATCGCGAACCTCCGCGGCGGCGGCGAGTACGGCGAGGAGTGGCATCTCGCCGGCACGAAGCTCCACAAGCAGAACGTCTTCGACGACTTCATCGCCGCGGGGGAATGGCTCGTCGCGAACAAGTACACCTCGACCCCGAAGCTGGCGATCGCGGGGGGGAGCAACGGCGGGCTCCTGATCGGAGCGTGTTTGAACCAGCGGCCGGATCTCTTCGGCGCCGCCCTCCCGGCGGTCGGCGTCATGGACATGCTCCGCTTCCACAAGTTCACCATCGGCTGGGCCTGGGCCTCGGACTACGGCAACGCCGACGACCCGGACCAGTTCAAGGCGATCTACGCCTACTCCCCGCTCCACAACATCAAGCCCGGGACGAAGTACCCCGCGACCCTGGTCACCACGGCCGATCACGACGACCGCGTCGTGCCGGCGCACAGCTTCAAGTACGCCGCGACGCTCCAGGCGGCGCAGGGGGGGGACGCGCCGATCCTGATCCGCGTCGAGACGAAGGCGGGGCACGGAAGCGGCAAGCCGACGGCGAAGATCATCGAGGAGGCCGCCGACGCGTGGAGCTTCCTCGTCCGCGAGCTGAAGGTGGACGTCCCAGCGGCCCGGTGACGGCATGACGCCGGGGGCCGCGGCCCCGAAGTGGTTCGTGCGGGGAGATCTGGACGGGTTCTTCGGCCTCGCGGTCGACAACCTGATCCAGTTCCTCCTGATCCTCGACCTGTGCGTGTCGATGTGCGGCCTCGAGGCGTCGTTCGTCGTCTCGAGGATTCTCCCCGGCGCCGCCGTGAGTCTCCTGGTCGGCAACCTCTTCTACGCGTGGCAGGCGCGGCGCCTCGCGGCGCGGGAGGGGCGCGACGATGTCACCGCCCTCCCCTTCGGCATCAACACCATCTCCCTCTTCGCCTTCGTCCTCTTCGTGATGGCCCCGACCTTCCAGGAGTGGTCGTCCCGACCCGGCGTGACGCGCGAGCAGGCGGCGATGGTCGCCTGGCAGGTGGGCCTCGTGGCGTGTTTCCTCTCCGGGGTCATCGAAGCCGCCGGCGGCCTCATCGCGGCGCGCGTCAGGCGGGCCACCCCGCGTGCCGCGCTCCTCGCGACCCTCGCCGGGATCGCCGTCGGCTTCATCTCGATGGAGTTCGTCCTCCGCACCTTCCAGCACCCGCTCGTCGCCTTCGTCCCGCTCGCGATCCTCCTCGCCCGGTACCTCGGCGGCGTGAGGCTCCCCTTCGGCCTTCCGGGTGGGCTCGTCGCGATTACGGTGGGGACGGCGATCGCGTGGTCCCTCCACTTCATGGGCCTGCCGGGGACGCCGGCGCTCGGCGGCGACATCTTCGGCTCACTCGGAGTGCACCTCCCGATCCTTTCGCTCAGCCCCCTTCTCACGGCCCTCTCGAGCCCCGACGTGTGGGGGCGCATCTCGATCATCGTCCCGATGGGGCTGATCAACGTGCTCGGATCGCTCCAGAGCCTCGAGAGCGCCGAGGCGGAGGGGGACGCTTTCCCGAGCGGATCGAGCCTCGCCGTGAACGGCGTCGCGACGATCGCCGCCTCGGCCTTCGGCTCGTGCTTCCCGACGACCCTCTACATCGGCCACCCCGGGTGGAAGCGCCTCGGGGCGCGCTCGGGGTACTCGGTCCTCAACGCCGCCTTCTTCACGGTCGTCGCCTTCACGGGGCTCATCGGCGCAATCGCCCGCGTCGTGCCGATAGAGGCCGGGATGGCGATCCTGATCTGGATCGCGATGATCATCGTCTCGCAGGCCTTCACCGCGACGCCGAAGGAGCACGCGCCGGCGGTCGTCCTGGGGCTCCTTCCGGGCCTTGCGGCGTGGGGGTGGCTGCTCGTCGAGATGACGCAGCTCGGGATGAAGCTTTCAGGGCAGGTGGGTTGGGGGACCGGGCTTCCGGCGATCGTCGACGCCCTCGGCGCGACGTCGATCCCCTACGTGCGTGGTCTGTTGTCGCTGAAGTCGGGGTTCATGTTCTCGGCGATGTTCATCGCCGCGATCGCCGTCTTCCTGACCGAGCGGAAGTTCGTGCAGGCGGCGCTGTGGAGCCTCGGGGCGGCCGTCTTCTCGATTGCGGGGCTGATGCACGCGTACACGCTCACCCCCACGGCGGTGCGGGAGGAGATCCTCCCGGGGTTCGCGTGGCAGGCGGCGCTTGGTTATCTGGGGATGGCGGGGGTGTTCGCCGTGATGGCGAGGGCGCGACGAAATCACAAGGCGACGTCGTAGCTCGTGCTCCTCCCGCCCCCCTCGAGCTGACGGAGAAAGCCTTTCTCGACGAGATCGGCGATCTCGCGCTGCGCCGTGGCCCGGCTCGTCCCCGTCATACCGGAGTACTTGCGCGTGGTGAGGCCCCCCTCGAATCCCTCCGGGCCGGCATCGAGCAGCCGGTTGATGACCTTGAGCTGACGCTCGTTGATCACGATCCCTGCCTGCCGCTGCCAGAGTCGAGACTTCGCGAGCACGCGATCGAGACGTGTCTCGGAAGCCTGAACCGCACGGGTCAAGCAGAGCAGGAACCACTCGAGCCAATCGGTGATGCCGCCGTCGCCGGCCTGGGTCCGCTCGAGGACGTCGTAGTAGGTGCGCCGCTCGGCTCGAATCCGCGCGGACATGCTGTAGAGGCGAAGGCCGGTTTTCTCATCCTCCGCCAGGGCCATGTCCGTGATGGCTCGGGCGATCCGGCCGTTGCCGTCCTCGAAGGGGTGGACAGTGACGAACCAGAGATGAGCCAATCCGGCTCGGAGGAGCCCCTCCTCGGGATCCGATCCTTCGCGCCACCAGGCGAGGAAGCGGGTCATCTCCCGGGCTACGTGCCCGGCGGGCGGCGCCTCGTAGTGCACCCGCTCGCGGCCGACCGGACCGGAGACGACCCGCATCGGCTCCTTCGTCCTGCGCCACTCCCCCACGACGATCTTCCGGAGCCCGGAGCGGCCTCCCGGGAAGAGAGCCGCCTGCCAGTCCTTGAGGCGCCGCGGGGTCAGCGGCTCGGCGTACTTCTGCGTCGCGTCGATGAGCACTTCCACGAGGCCGTCGGCGTGGCGGTCAGGCGCCGGCATGCCTGCCGAAGAGAGGCCCAGCCTTCGGGTCACCGATGAACGCACGGACCGGGGATCGAGCGACACCCCCTCGATGGCGGCCGTGCCGACGGCTTCATCGACGAGTGTTTCCGCCCTCGCCTCCATTCGGAGATCGAGCCCGAGTCCGGAGGCCCGCCCCAGCAGGTCGCCCTGGGCCTTGCGTGTCCGGGCGAGCGGTTCGAGCAGCCGGTCGCTCTCCCACCGCCAGCGGCGGGTCCAGTCCGGGTGCTGCCAGACGTAGTGAGCCACGGGGGCCATCCAAACGCCTCCTGAAGTGAGGCGCTTGGAGCGTTAATCGCCTCACTTTATGAGGCGATTATACCCCCTATTCGCCTCATCGGCAAGGCGGCGCGAAGACCGCCGTCAGTGATCCCACCCGAACCTCTCCGCGAGCGCGTCGATCCAGGCCTGCGTTGCCGGGTGGATCGTGTCGCCGCCTTCCTTCTCGAAGAAGAAGGGCTTGCGCTTCAGGGCCACCC belongs to Acidobacteriota bacterium and includes:
- a CDS encoding S9 family peptidase — translated: MTPARRPLRIFAAAVLLALVAPASPRGAAEEHPAYPDAPKISQIDDYHGTKVADPYRCLEDLDSAQTKAWVEAENKVTFAFLDQIPERPQIKQRLTKLWNYERYGIDFKQGGRYFHTKNDGLQNQSVWYWQPSLTVEPKILLDPNKLSADGTVALDGLSISEDAKLAAYSIQTSGSDWREWKVRNVDTGEDLPDLIRWSKFSGAAWTHDGKGFFYSRYDEPAAGTKMVGANYFQKLYYHRIGNPQETDALVYERKDHKEWGLGGQVTDDGRYLAINVSEGTDPKNRFFYKDLAEKDSKVVELLVDFDASYNFIDNDGPVFWFLTDLKAPRGRIIAIDTRNPARDNWKEIVPESKDTLRSVNALNNSFVATYLKDAHSAVKVFSLDGKFVREVALPGIGSANGFGGRRSDTETFYSFAGYTQPTTIYRYDPVADRSTVYRKPIVDFDPNEYETQQVFYNSKDGTRVPMFITGKKGYRLDGSNPTYLYGYGGFDIPLTPAFSASQLVWMEMGGLVAIANLRGGGEYGEEWHLAGTKLHKQNVFDDFIAAGEWLVANKYTSTPKLAIAGGSNGGLLIGACLNQRPDLFGAALPAVGVMDMLRFHKFTIGWAWASDYGNADDPDQFKAIYAYSPLHNIKPGTKYPATLVTTADHDDRVVPAHSFKYAATLQAAQGGDAPILIRVETKAGHGSGKPTAKIIEEAADAWSFLVRELKVDVPAAR
- a CDS encoding Fic family protein → MAPVAHYVWQHPDWTRRWRWESDRLLEPLARTRKAQGDLLGRASGLGLDLRMEARAETLVDEAVGTAAIEGVSLDPRSVRSSVTRRLGLSSAGMPAPDRHADGLVEVLIDATQKYAEPLTPRRLKDWQAALFPGGRSGLRKIVVGEWRRTKEPMRVVSGPVGRERVHYEAPPAGHVAREMTRFLAWWREGSDPEEGLLRAGLAHLWFVTVHPFEDGNGRIARAITDMALAEDEKTGLRLYSMSARIRAERRTYYDVLERTQAGDGGITDWLEWFLLCLTRAVQASETRLDRVLAKSRLWQRQAGIVINERQLKVINRLLDAGPEGFEGGLTTRKYSGMTGTSRATAQREIADLVEKGFLRQLEGGGRSTSYDVAL
- a CDS encoding NCS2 family permease, with the protein product MTPGAAAPKWFVRGDLDGFFGLAVDNLIQFLLILDLCVSMCGLEASFVVSRILPGAAVSLLVGNLFYAWQARRLAAREGRDDVTALPFGINTISLFAFVLFVMAPTFQEWSSRPGVTREQAAMVAWQVGLVACFLSGVIEAAGGLIAARVRRATPRAALLATLAGIAVGFISMEFVLRTFQHPLVAFVPLAILLARYLGGVRLPFGLPGGLVAITVGTAIAWSLHFMGLPGTPALGGDIFGSLGVHLPILSLSPLLTALSSPDVWGRISIIVPMGLINVLGSLQSLESAEAEGDAFPSGSSLAVNGVATIAASAFGSCFPTTLYIGHPGWKRLGARSGYSVLNAAFFTVVAFTGLIGAIARVVPIEAGMAILIWIAMIIVSQAFTATPKEHAPAVVLGLLPGLAAWGWLLVEMTQLGMKLSGQVGWGTGLPAIVDALGATSIPYVRGLLSLKSGFMFSAMFIAAIAVFLTERKFVQAALWSLGAAVFSIAGLMHAYTLTPTAVREEILPGFAWQAALGYLGMAGVFAVMARARRNHKATS